One Palaemon carinicauda isolate YSFRI2023 chromosome 5, ASM3689809v2, whole genome shotgun sequence DNA window includes the following coding sequences:
- the LOC137641415 gene encoding uncharacterized protein, with protein sequence MAYMQSSRKTVATTISTQMQAPLEKQLFTKNFEDVRPITIVPQKPQPSNSFATDLAKCIPSWKQIFPWLHYEEKTLMFTCLLCEWGSMDPNLIKVFQVTSLKDVHLVAKKLRKHKESPGHQKISQKRQTLSDLCKYMYPLLKTFSQDTTSLEDIIKTVTDLAGGSFPGPEDTNSKFAFAGYMSKRIAECIEEDLLNSLSESPCFSIVALENYDYIILRWINSKGESEEHLLCSQIGFPGQGISCITYLENRSIDMSKLVSYTVLPKSSESETNQKMSSIISSPVRCPDFELFVNWVEEASFLKELFEHLNVLTRLCKTYFHKFAGFTEAYDLMSIEEPFSHNCVLDEKILTFFFDNISSLKDIAADIHKKLRNMDAYGFSSVELRNTTEMARCALLFPKLHVIMQSLFVDHNQASRKALENFNDDISLRMRDLEDDSDEYVLLSLFNIFVSHVLVTIPSAEINVTDVLAKKMDDITKDDVNVLLPNLLREYKHIGSEQLFNDFKTLQSCIAKQDCFSMHDALETLYETPQLQTKFPHLCLLSKKVKVLPCFPAHKEQSLFNVTSLQVFLCRRVANHLKHPITIIILEGPSCDQISVDQVLEMWSRKWKTGLPSKADFSVMEDLVYKI encoded by the coding sequence ATGGCTTATATGCAAAGTTCACGTAAAACTGTCGCTACAACCATATCAACTCAAATGCAGGCACCTTTAGAAAAACAATTGTTCACCAAAAATTTTGAAGATGTTCGCCCTATTACAATTGTGCCTCAGAAACCACAGCCTTCAAATTCATTTGCTACAGATCTAGCAAAATGTATTCCATCTTGGAAGCAAATATTTCCATGGCTCCATTATGAGGAAAAAACTTTAATGTTTACTTGTTTACTCTGTGAGTGGGGAAGTATGGATCCCAATTTGATAAAAGTTTTCCAAGTTACATCTTTGAAAGATGTACACTTAGTTGCTAAAAAATTGAGAAAACACAAGGAGAGCCCTGGTCACCAGAAAATATCACAGAAACGCCAGACCCTTTCAGatttatgtaaatacatgtatCCTCTTTTAAAGACTTTTTCACAAGACACCACAAGTTTAGAAGATATTATTAAGACAGTTACAGACTTAGCAGGAGGTTCTTTCCCTGGGCCAGAAGACACAAATTCAAAATTTGCCTTTGCAGGGTACATGAGTAAACGCATTGCTGAATGCATAGAAGAAGACCTTTTGAATTCCCTGTCAGAAAGTCCATGTTTTAGCATCGTAGCCTTAGAAAACTATGATTATATCATATTGCGATGGATTAATTCCAAAGGTGAGAGTGAAGAACACCTCCTTTGTAGTCAAATAGGTTTTCCAGGCCAAGGAATCTCATGTATAACATATTTAGAGAACCGGAGCATTGATATGAGTAAATTGGTATCATATACCGTTCTCCCCAAGTCGTCAGAAAGTGAGACCAACCAGAAAATGTCCTCAATTATCAGCTCGCCTGTTCGCTGTCCAGATTTTGAACTCTTTGTGAACTGGGTAGAGGAAGCAAGCTTTTTGAAAGAGCTATTTGAACATCTTAATGTGTTAACCAGACTTTGTAAGACGTATTTTCATAAGTTTGCTGGTTTCACGGAAGCGTACGACTTGATGAGCATTGAGGAGCCGTTCAGTCATAATTGTGTTTTAGATGAGAAGATATTAACGTTCTTCTTTGACAACATCAGTTCACTAAAGGATATTGCGGCTGACATTCATAAAAAGTTAAGAAATATGGATGCATATGGCTTTAGTTCTGTGGAATTACGTAATACAACCGAAATGGCTCGGTGCGCTCTTCTCTTTCCCAAGTTGCATGTAATAATGCAGTCATTGTTTGTGGATCATAACCAGGCATCGCGCAAAGCACTCGAAAACTTCAACGATGACATATCTTTAAGAATGAGAGACCTTGAAGACGATTCTGATGAGTATGTTCTTCTTTCGTTATTCAACATATTCGTGTCGCACGTGCTCGTAACCATCCCTTCAGCGGAAATAAATGTCACTGATGTACTAGCAAAGAAGATGGATGACATCACAAAAGACGACGTTAATGTTTTATTACCAAACTTGCTAAGAGAATATAAACATATCGGGAGTGAACAGTTATTTAATGATTTTAAAACATTGCAATCATGTATAGCAAAACAGGATTGTTTTAGCATGCACGATGCTCTTGAAACTCTTTATGAAACACCCCAGTTGCAGACCAAGTTTCCTCATTTATGTTTACTCAGTAAAAAAGTGAAAGTACTTCCGTGCTTCCCAGCTCACAAGGAGCAGAGTCTTTTTAACGTTACCTCTCTACAAGTGTTCTTGTGTAGGCGAGTTGCAAATCACTTGAAGCATCCCATTACCATTATCATATTAGAAGGCCCTTCGTGTGATCAGATAAGCGTAGATCAGGTTTTGGAAATGTGGTCAAGGAAGTGGAAAACTGGACTTCCAAGCAAAGCAGATTTTTCAGTTATGGAAGACCTTGTCTACAAAATTTGA